GCGATTAAATTTTAGAAAATAGCCCATTTTTTGTTTAATTTAGGCGAAAGTCAACAAAAAAGGGTGGCGAAGCCACCCACACATGTTGATGAAGAGCCCTTTTTTTTCACTTTTTTCGTGAATATGACTTGACAAAAGTCGGGAATAATCTATCTTTGGCTCATCAAAGAGGAAACTCGATGATCTGATTGCTTCATAGCTCAGTTGGTAGAGCCCGCGACTGTTAATCGCGTTGTCCTTGGTTCGAGTCCAAGTGAAGCAGCTTAAGAGCCCCGTTCGAAAGAGCGGGGCTTTTAGTTTATGGATTTTTCGGTTTTTTGCGGCTTTTCCCTTGACAAAGTCCGCCAATAATCTATCTTTGGCTTCGTCAGTGAGGAAACTCAATGACCTGATTGCTTCATAGCTCAGTTGGTAGAGCCCGCGACTGTTAATCGCGTTGTCCTTGGTTCGAGTCCAAGTGAAGCAGCTTAAGAGCCCCGTTCGAAAGAACGGGGCTTTTAGTTTGTGACTTTAGTGCATCCTGGAATATGGTCACGGGACGATTTACTCCATCACGCATAAAACAATTCGGGCTCTTTTATTATATTAGTGAAAAAATAAAGGATGGGGTATCCATGCTCAAGAAACTCGCTATTCTCGTTTTCGCCATGGCCATGTTCGCCGTGGCTGATCCTATTTCTGTTGAAGGTCGTCTGACTGAAATCCCGGGCAAGATGCCTAGCAACGATCTGTACAGCTATGTCTACGTTTTCAAGTATAAGGTCCTTTCCGGTATGGATGCCAAGGAAATCCTGGTGGGCGTCTACAATCCGCTGATTGCTCGCGGAAAGGTAAAGGACAAGATGGCCGACAAGTCCAAGGGTAACGTTTCTGAATTCAAGGCAAAGGCCAAGCACAAGATGAAGCTTGTTCCTCTGGAAGGCAACTGGGATGGTGCTGTCGAAGATGAATACTTCGACGATGAAAGCCCCCGTTACCTGGCCATTGAGGTCAACGAATAAGCGCCCTTTATATGGTTTTTTCCTCACAGCTATTCTTGTTCTATTTCTTGCCCACGTTTCTTGTGGGGTATTTCGTCCTGCTGAAGCTGGGCGCACGCCATTCCTATCTGAATTTCTTCATTACGGTTTTCAGCTATATCTTTTACGGTTGGCTGGAACCTTGGCTTGTGTTCCTGATGTTCGGATCCACCTTGGTGGTGTACATTTCCGGCAAGATGATTTCTGCGGAAGGTGCTTCCAAGTTCAAGCGTAACCTTGGGCTTGGTCTGGCTGTTGGCGTGAATCTTGGCGCCTTAGGCTTCTTTAAGTACTACATGTTCGGCATGGGAGCCCTGAACTCCATTATCGAAAAGTTTGGCGGCGAACCGTTCCATGTGATGACCATTCTCCTGCCGGTAGGTATCTCTTTCTATACCTTCCAGTCCATGAGTTATGCTATTGACGTGTGGCGCGGCACAGCCCCTCCGGTCAAGAACTTTGCAACCTTCGCTTGCTATGTGGCCTTGTTCCCCCAGCTGGTGGCAGGTCCTATTGTGCGCTACAATACGGTGGCGGAAGAGCTGGATACCCGAACCCATACGGTGGAAAACTTCGTGCGGGGCATTGCCTTCTTCTGCTTTGGTTTTGCGGAAAAGATTTTCCTTGCTAATCAGGTGGGAATTATTGCGGACCGTGTATTCGATGCGGATGCTCCTGGCGTGTTAAATAGCTGGTGGGGCTCCATTGCCTACATGTTCCAGATTTATTTTGACTTCTCTGCCTATTCCAATATGGCGATTGGCCTTGGCTTGATGCTGGGTTTCCATTTCCCCAGAAACTTTAACGGTCCCTATCGCGCTAAGAGCATTACGGAATTCTGGAAGTACTGGCATATTTCCTTGACCAGCTGGTTCCGCGACTATCTGTACATTGCCTTGGGCGGAAACCGCGTGAGCAAGGGGCGCCTTTATCTGAACTTGTTCCTGGTCATGTTCGCCAGCGGTGTTTGGCATGGGGCCAACTGGACCTTTATTTGCTGGGGCCTCTATCACGCTTTCTTTATGATTATAGAACGCGCGAATAATAAGCAGGCGTTTTATGCAAAGGCACCTGCCGTTGTGCAGGTCCTGATCACTCAGGTGCTTGTCCTCTTTGGCTGGGTATTGTTCCGTGCGGACAATATTTCCGAAGCCTGGCGTATGTGGAAGGCTATGCTTGGTTTGAATGCGGTAAGTAACGCCGATGCTATTCTTACGGCAGAAATCTTTACTCCTACTTGCGTTGTGTTCATGGGCCTGGCTGCGTTGCTTTCGTTGTGGAAGTTCCGCTCCTTCGATTGGTGCAGTAAGATTAGCCCTCTGCGCCTTGCGATTTCCTTGGCCATCTTTGTTGTTGCAATTCTCGCTTTGTTTACCCAGAGCTATAATCCGTTCCTCTATTTCCAGTTCTAGACGATGAGTATTATTGTCATTATAGTTGCTGTTGTTTTGCTGCTGGCTTTGGCGCATCTTAATGTTGCCATGAAGAAGCGTTCTGTTGCAAGTCAGGTTGCCATGAAGAATGAAGCTCAGAGGAACTTCAGTATCATCAAGACGTTGGCGACCACCTTTGATTCGGTCTGCTATGTGGATGCGAAAACAAAGCTGGTGATTCCTTATTCCATGGGGGCGACCCTCATTGAAAAGCTGGGGGACGTAAAGGCTCAGAACTTAAAGCTCTCGTACGATCAGGGGGCGAACATTCTGCTTCTTGCCATTGTCCATCCGGATGACAAGGAGATGGTGAGTAAGGCTGCCCAGTTTGATAACGTGATTTCCATGCTTCAGACTCGCAAGTCCTTTAGTGTTCAGTGCCAGGCATTTGAATATGGCGTATACCGCTACCATCGAGTGTATTTCATCAAGTCCAACGACAACGAGGGCGTTGACGGTTTTGTGGTGGCCCTGGCGGATATTGACGATGAAATCCGCAAGCTGGAAATGTACCAGCAGGAACTGAAGGCCGCGAAGAAGCGTGCCGAAGACGCCAGTCAGGCAAAGAGCGATTTCCTTGCCAATATGAGCCACGAAATTCGTACGCCTATCAACGCCGTGATGGGCATGAACGAAATGATCCTGCGCGAATGCAAGGATCCTCAGGTTCTCTCCTATGCCGAAGACATCAAGGGCGCAAGCCAGATGTTGCTTTCCATCATCAACGACATTCTGGACTTCTCCAAGATTGAAGCGGGCAAGATGGAAATCGTGGACGTGAAGTACGATATC
This sequence is a window from Fibrobacter sp. UWEL. Protein-coding genes within it:
- a CDS encoding MBOAT family protein, with product MPTFLVGYFVLLKLGARHSYLNFFITVFSYIFYGWLEPWLVFLMFGSTLVVYISGKMISAEGASKFKRNLGLGLAVGVNLGALGFFKYYMFGMGALNSIIEKFGGEPFHVMTILLPVGISFYTFQSMSYAIDVWRGTAPPVKNFATFACYVALFPQLVAGPIVRYNTVAEELDTRTHTVENFVRGIAFFCFGFAEKIFLANQVGIIADRVFDADAPGVLNSWWGSIAYMFQIYFDFSAYSNMAIGLGLMLGFHFPRNFNGPYRAKSITEFWKYWHISLTSWFRDYLYIALGGNRVSKGRLYLNLFLVMFASGVWHGANWTFICWGLYHAFFMIIERANNKQAFYAKAPAVVQVLITQVLVLFGWVLFRADNISEAWRMWKAMLGLNAVSNADAILTAEIFTPTCVVFMGLAALLSLWKFRSFDWCSKISPLRLAISLAIFVVAILALFTQSYNPFLYFQF